The following coding sequences are from one Salvia hispanica cultivar TCC Black 2014 chromosome 3, UniMelb_Shisp_WGS_1.0, whole genome shotgun sequence window:
- the LOC125214515 gene encoding endoglucanase 8-like: MAPNPRRFPLLSASLFLLLLLLPRLSSASPHNYHDALRKSLLFFEGQRSGRLPPDQRLRWRQDSALHDGASAGVDLTGGYYDAGDNVKFGFPMAFTTTLLAWSVIDFGRIMGSELGNAIKAVKWGTDYLLKATAHEGVVYVQVGDPLSDHNCWERPEDMDTLRTAYKIDANHPGSDVAGETAAALAAASIVFRSRDPAYSRLLLSRAIKVFEFADRHRGAYSSSLRRAVCPFYCDVNGYQDELLWGAAWLHKASRRRVYREYIVRNEVVLRAGDTINEFGWDNKHAGINILLSKEVLMGRANDLRSFQVNADGFICSILPGISNPQIQYSPGGLIYKSGSSNMQHVTSFSFLLLAYSNYLSHANHAVTCPHTTASPALLKRLAKRQVDYILGDNPMGMSYMVGYGRRYPERIHHRGSSLPSVHAHPAHIACKEGSRYYLSPNPNPNILVGAVVGGPNSTDAFPDSRPFFQESEPTTYINAPLVGLLAYFAAHS, from the exons ATGGCGCCAAATCCTCGCCGCTTTCCGCTACTCTCCGCctctctcttcctcctcctcctcctcctcccccgCCTCTCCTCCGCTTCCCCCCACAACTACCACGACGCTCTCCGCAAGAGCCTCCTCTTCTTCGAAGGCCAGCGCTCCGGCAGACTCCCCCCCGACCAGCGCCTCCGCTGGCGCCAGGACTCCGCCCTCCACGACGGCGCCTCCGCCGGC GTCGATTTGACCGGAGGCTACTACGACGCCGGCGACAACGTGAAGTTCGGTTTCCCGATGGCGTTCACCACCACATTGCTGGCGTGGAGCGTCATCGATTTCGGCAGAATCATGGGGAGCGAGCTCGGAAATGCGATTAAGGCGGTGAAATGGGGAACGGATTATCTGTTGAAAGCAACGGCGCACGAAGGTGTCGTGTACGTGCAGGTAGGGGATCCGTTATCCGACCATAACTGCTGGGAGAGGCCGGAGGATATGGATACTCTGCGAACGGCGTATAAGATCGACGCGAATCACCCTGgatctgacgtggcaggggagaccGCAGCCGCTCTCGCCGCGGCGTCGATTGTTTTCCGATCGCGCGATCCGGCTTACTCGAGGCTGCTGCTCAGCCGTGCGATCAAA gTGTTCGAGTTCGCAGACAGGCACCGTGGCGCGTACAGTTCGAGCCTAAGGCGCGCAGTGTGCCCGTTTTACTGCGACGTGAACGGCTACCAGGACGAGCTCCTCTGGGGCGCGGCATGGCTGCACAAGGCCTCCCGGAGGAGAGTGTACCGTGAGTACATAGTTCGGAACGAGGTCGTGTTAAGAGCCGGGGATACCATCAACGAGTTCGGTTGGGACAACAAGCACGCCGGCATCAACATCCTCCTTTCCAAG GAAGTACTAATGGGAAGAGCCAATGATCTCAGATCATTCCAGGTGAATGCAGATGGCTTCATTTGCTCAATACTACCTGGCATATCCAATCCTCAAATTCAGTATTCACCAG gtgGGCTGATATACAAGTCAGGGAGTAGTAACATGCAGCATGTCACATCCTTTTCATTTCTGCTTTTGGCTTACTCGAATTATCTCAGCCACGCCAATCACGCAGTGACATGTCCCCACACCACTGCCTCCCCTGCTCTGCTCAAACGATTGGCCAAGCGTCAG GTGGACTACATTCTTGGGGATAATCCGATGGGAATGTCGTATATGGTGGGGTACGGGAGGCGTTATCCGGAGAGGATCCACCACCGGGGGAGCTCACTCCCCTCGGTGCACGCCCACCCGGCCCACATTGCGTGCAAGGAAGGGTCGCGATACTACTTGAGCCCAAATCCAAACCCGAACATATTGGTTGGTGCGGTGGTTGGGGGGCCTAACAGCACGGACGCCTTCCCTGACTCGAGGCCTTTCTTTCAGGAGTCCGAGCCAACGACCTATATCAACGCGCCATTGGTCGGCCTTCTGGCTTACTTTGCGGCACATTCATGA
- the LOC125214516 gene encoding 21 kDa protein-like, with the protein MKVLLLLAPIFIAAAATIASASASPADFIRTNCDTTLYPDLCYHSLAGYANAVQSDPARLARVAVGVCLSRAKRTTLYVANLTRQADYSPDHRAAAALHDCSSVLGDAVDQIRGSLKQMRRLTARTTEDLRFQLSNVQTWMSAALTNEDTCVDGLDDVDDGPVKADVSARILKVKEVTSNALALVNMFVTKVTSLPN; encoded by the coding sequence ATGAAAGTCCTACTACTCCTAGCTCCAATTTtcatcgccgccgccgccaccatCGCCTCAGCCTCGGCCTCCCCGGCCGACTTCATCCGGACTAACTGCGACACGACCCTCTACCCGGACCTCTGCTACCACTCCCTAGCCGGGTACGCCAATGCCGTACAAAGCGACCCGGCGCGGCTGGCCCGGGTTGCCGTGGGCGTGTGCCTCTCACGCGCCAAGCGCACGACCCTCTACGTGGCCAACCTGACCCGCCAGGCCGACTACTCGCCCGACCaccgcgccgccgccgccctgCACGACTGCTCCTCCGTCCTGGGCGACGCGGTCGACCAGATACGGGGATCCCTCAAGCAGATGCGGCGCCTGACCGCCCGCACCACCGAGGACCTGAGGTTCCAGCTCAGCAACGTGCAGACGTGGATGAGCGCCGCCTTGACCAATGAGGACACGTGCGTCGACGGCCTCGATGACGTGGACGATGGCCCTGTCAAGGCTGACGTGTCGGCACGGATCCTCAAGGTCAAGGAGGTCACTAGCAATGCGCTTGCTCTTGTTAATATGTTCGTTACTAAGGTCACATCACtgcctaattaa